The following proteins are encoded in a genomic region of Oncorhynchus masou masou isolate Uvic2021 chromosome 19, UVic_Omas_1.1, whole genome shotgun sequence:
- the syt14b gene encoding synaptotagmin-14b, whose amino-acid sequence MAIDGGGGRSCGVHELICARRVSPELLGVLSSIAAFMGLMALFFLYLSNKLSVEDTSDLSCLDDYRPDQQDQSCPERGSEDDSEEDRPGRHSESSAQHRASVWDNRQKHTSDHSSEASIGQTNNIQRMRRGSPLNENQPPPYQDEDRPVRVSLSWSEVGGLGESNPDGNGTRRSSKASVDQDTASYLNKGCDEDVPSDSTAVLGPEDGSPSQLPGGYEPEPLAKYGTLDVAFEYDSGKQHLAVTVTAATDIPVLKQTGNIAWQVHLVLLPTKKQRAKTGVQRGPCPVFTETFRFSRVEQEALADHAVRFRLYSVRRMKKEKVLGEKVFYLTKLNLQGKMALPVTLEPGTALMGCGSLVSVSRSAGALSYRSTGDSSPEILLGLIYNATTGRLSAEVIQGSHFKNTASDKPPSGLFCCMKQFIGGQLYIMRDTYVKLTMLDSKGKEMSKCKTSVCRGQPNPTYKETFVFQVALFQLSEVSLVVSVYSRRSSMKSRERVGWVSLGLNSTGEEQQAHWSQMKEAGGQQVCNWHALLES is encoded by the exons tgTCTCCTGAGCTGCTAGGGGTCCTGTCCTCCATTGCAGCCTTCATGGGCCTGATGGCTCTCTTTTTTCTTTATCTCAGCAACAAGCTGTCTGTGGAGGACACAAGCGACCTGTCATGTCTGGACGACTATAGGCCCGACCAGCAAG ACCAGAGCTGCCCAGAACGTGGCTCTGAGGACGATAGTGAGGAGGACAGACCAGGGAGACACTCTGAATCCTCAGCCCAGCACAGAGCCTCAGTCTGGGataacagacagaaacacaccagCGATCACAGCAGTGAAGCCTCCATTGGACAAA CCAACAATATCCAGCGGATGAGACGGGGCTCCCCCCTCAACGAGAACCAGCCTCCCCCGTATCAGGACGAGGATAGACCGGTCCGGGTGTCTCTCTCGTGGTCGGAGGTAGGGGGTCTGGGGGAGTCGAACCCTGACGGCAATGGTACACGGCGCTCAAGCAAGGCCAGCGTTGACCAGGACACTGCGAGTTACCTCAACAAGGGCTGTGATGAGGATGTACCTAGTGACAGCACTGCCGTCCTGGGACCAGAG GATGGTTCACCCTCCCAGCTCCCCGGTGGCTATGAGCCCGAGCCACTGGCTAAGTATGGCACGCTAGACGTGGCCTTCGAGTATGACTCGGGCAAGCAACACCTCGCCGTCACTGTCACTGCGGCAACCGACATCCCCGTGCTCAAACAGACAGGCAACATCGCGTGGCAG gtacacctGGTATTACTGCCCACTAAGAAGCAGCGGGCCAAGACGGGGGTGCAGAGGGGGCCGTGCCCAGTGTTCACAGAGACCTTCCGCTTCTCCCGGGTGGAGCAGGAGGCACTGGCGGACCACGCCGTCCggttccgcctctacagcgtcaGGAGGATGAAGAAGGAGAAG GTGTTGGGCGAGAAGGTTTTCTATTTGACTAAACTCAACCTGCAGGGCAAGATGGCACTGCCCGTTACACTGGAGCCTGGCACTGCACTAATG GGCTGTGGGTCGTTGGTGAGTGTGTCCCGTAGTGCAGGGGCTCTATCCTACCGTTCCACCGGGGACTCCTCACCAGAAATTCTACTGGGCCTCATCTACAACGCCACCACTGGTAGGCTCTCTGCAGAGGTCATCCAGGGCAGCCACTTCAAAAACACAGCCTCAGACAAACCTCCCA gtggtctgttctgttgtatgAAACAGTTCATCGGGGGACAACTTTACATCATGAGAG aCACCTATGTGAAGCTGACCATGCTCGACTCCAAGGGCAAGGAGATGTCCAAGTGCAAGACGTCAGTTTGCCGCGGCCAGCCCAACCCCACTTACAAGGAGACCTTTGTCTTccag GTGGCCCTCTTTCAGCTGTCCGAGGTCTCCCTGGTGGTGTCCGTGTACAGCCGGAGGAGCAGCATGAAGTCCAGGGAGAGGGTGGGCTGGGTGTCCCTGGGGCTCAACAGCACCGGAGAGGAACAGCAGGCCCACTGGAGCCAGATGAAGGAGGCTGGGGGACAGCAGGTGTGCAACTGGCACGCGCTCTTGGAATCTTGA